In the Nitrosopumilus cobalaminigenes genome, TTTGAAGTGCTTTTTGTAGTTCTCTCTCTCTTAGATTCTCTATGTTTTTGAATACGTCTTTTACAAGTGGTTCTGCATCTAGTCTTTTCATTGAGGCTTCTAATACAGAAACTTCCTCATTAATTATATTTTCAACGGTTTTCACCTTGTTTAATCGTGCATTCATGTTCTTTTCAACCATTTCGGCAATTTGATCTAGATTCATGAGTTTAACTCCTCCAATGGTTGCAACTTTTTCATCAACTGTTCTGGGATTTGACAAGTCCAAAATCATCATTCCTTTGTTTTTATTTTTCATAGCTTCTGTAATTCTATCATTTGTAACTAGAAAATATGGTGCAGTTGTTGCAACAAAAATTACATCATAATTATCAAATCCTGAAAATACGTCTTCGAATTTAGCTGGATTTCCACCCATTGTTTCACAAAATGTTTCTGATCTTCCCATTGTCCTACTTGTCACATCAAATGCATAGCCGCGCCTTTGCAGTGATTTTGCAACTAATGTGGATACTTCTCCTGTACCAATGAGCAATACTTTTTTTGTTTTTAGTTCATCAATATTTTCTTCTGCAAGCTTTACTGCCATTGATCCTACTGAAATTCCGCCTGCCCCAATTCCACTTGAATTTCTAATTCTAGTTCCAATTCTAATTGCTTTATCAAATAATGTGTTGAGATGTTGTCCTGATGCTTTTACTTCTCTGGCAGATGTGATAGAATTTTTTATTTGACCTAGAATCTGTTCCTCTCCCAATACCATGGAATCTAGACCTGATGTGAGTTTCAACAAATGATGAAGTGCTTCGTGATTTTCTACAAATTCTATATTTTCATTAAATGCTTCTTCTTCAAGTCCTGTAATTGTTGCCCATGTTTTTTTGATTTTATCTGAATCATAGGATTTTGATTTACCAAATAGTTCTATTCTGTTACAGGTTTGAATTATTACACATTCATCTAATCCTGAATTAGTTTTGAATTGTTCATAGGCATTTTTCATATCTTTAATGGTAAATTGCTCTAAAATGTGAATTGGAGAGTTACGAAAAGTAACACGTGCATTGATGATATTTTGATTCATTTCCAATTCCTCAATATTGTGATAGCTCGCTTTTCAGCTTTTTTCACCTGCCCGTCTTTTATTAACTGATCAATCTCATTATCACTCATGATATTACGAAGACAGTTTTTTCTTTCTTCTTGAGTAGGTATGATCTCTTTGGCAATTTTTCTTGCAATTTTTTGAATTTTAATTTGAGCGATATCTTCCTTGGTGATAATTTTTTTGAATAGTTTTTCTGATCTATCTTTGAGTTTTTTTGACATTGCTGGACTTTTTCCACCCGTAAAAATTGCAATTTGTATCATATTTTCAAAATCTATTATTGCAGGATTTGAAAAATCACTGTCCTCTGGATTGTCTGAACTATAAACAATAATTTTTTTCTTTTTTGCATCTGTGATGATTTTTTGATTAATTTTTTTGTTATTTGTAGTTGTAATTATTAAATCTGGTTTTAATTTTGAAATAAACTTTGTATCTGAAATTTTTTGTTTTACAAATTTAATTTTTTTTGTTTTAACTAGTTTGTTTATCTGTGGGTTTATAGAATCACTAAGAACTGTGATGTCGCATTCTTGTTTTAATACTGAGTTGATTCTTTTTTGTGCCTCGTTTCCTCCCCCTATGATGATTATTTTTTTCCCTTGAAGATTAAGATCAACTATCATCGATCAAAGGGACTCCAGTTTCTATTTATGTATTAAAATTTAGAGCCTGAAATTCGAGCTACATTTTTAATTGAATGGCCAAGTTATTGACTTATTGACTTCAATGGATGAATCCGATAAAGAACTTCTCAATGAAATTCAATGGACTTTTCCACTTGTAACTAGACCTTTTGATGCTATTGCTAAAAAATTTGATACTACACCTGAAGATATCAAAACACGATTAAATGAACTAAAAGAAATTGGTGTTTTAAGACAACTTAGTGCAATTTTTGATACAAGAAAACTTGGCTATACTAGCTCACTAGTTGCCATGGAAATTGAAGATGATAAATTAGAACATGTTGCTAGTCAAATTAATCGCCATCCTGGTGTAAGTCATAATTATGAAAGAGACCACCAATTCAATCTCTGGTTTACCTTGGCTGTTCCTCCAGGTGCTGATTTGAAAGAAGAACTTGAAAAATTCAATGTTCTAAAGGGAATTAAAACAGTTAGAATGCTTCCAACTTTGCAATTATTCAAAATTGGTGTTAAACTTGACATGGTAGATGAGAAGAAGCATGATGTAGCTCCAACTGAAGAGAAAAAAGAAATTAAAAATGTAAAATTTGTCCCTACTGAAGAAGACAAAGATTTCATCCGTGAGTTACAAAAAGACATGGATATTATTGATGAACCTTTTGTAAATGCAGCAAAAAATCTTGGAATCACTGAAGATGAATTGTTTGCAAAAATGAAACATTATGAAGATATTGGTGTTATGCGAAGATTTGCAGCTATCTTAAGACACAGACAAGTTGGATTTACTGCAAATGGTATGATTGTATGGAAAGTACCTGAAGATAGAATTACTAAAGTTGGAGAAACTTTGGGCTCATTTCCTCAGGTAAGCCATTGTTATGAGAGACCTACATATGCTGATTGGCCTTACAATGTGTTTTCAATGATTCACTGTAAAACTCATGAAGAGGCCAATGAAATGGCAAAAACAATTCAAGATCAAATTAATGTTGATGAATATAAAATTCTCTTTAGTACTAGAGAATTCAAAAAAACCCGTGTAGAATATTTTGTAGAAAATTCTTTCAGTTTAGAAGAAACCGTTCCTGCATCTTAGAATTCATTTTCATCATGTCCTACGACATGAATTGTACAAAAATACTGATCATTCATGTTGCAATAATATTGTGAATCTTCTCCACATTCTTTACATGGTGGTTTTTCATCTAGTTCTGAGAGTTTAGTATGGTATACCTTGCTTCTCGATGTGACGCCTGATTCTTTATAGATTCTAGTTATGTTTGAATAATATTCTAATTCTTCAGGATTTAGTTTCTGATAGTTTTTAATTTTCTTTATCATAGATTCCCATTTTTTGTATTTGCCTATCTTGGCAATCTTCATTCTTTCAATAACTTCTAGAGTTTTTTCTATGTCTATTGGATTACTCATTTACAAATTAATTTGCTTGGGGTGTTACTTTTAATTCGTATGAAGGCCAAGTATTGTACAAATCTTCCACTTCTTTCATATCTGAATCTGAAATGTATTTTCCATCTGACATTTGAGCATAATTGACAATTTCTTCTTCACTAATCATTGTTGGAAGTACTGTTGCAAATCCTTTCTTTGTCATCATATACTTCATTGCAAATTCTGTAATGTTTAATCCATTTCTATCCGCAATTGGTCTGAATTGTTCAACTTTTTCTAATGATGCTTTAAGCCATTCTCTTTTTCTTACTGATCTATGATCATTATCATCAAATTTTGTGTCTGCGTTGACTTTTCCTGTTAAAATTCCTGATGCTTCTGGAACTCTGACTAGAATTCCTACGTCTTTCTCTTCAGCTTTTTTCATCAATTCGTTTCCTGGCGTTTGTTCTAAAATATTGTAAACTGTTTGAACTGCACTAAGATTTGGTTTGTCCATTGCCTCCATGCCTTCTTGAGTCCATCCAATTGCAGGGCCTAAAGCAACTTGATATGTTTTGATAGATCCATCTTTGATGAAACTATCTAATAAATTGAAAATAGAATCATTTCTTACATCTTTTAATTTTGGATTGTGCACACCATACATGTCGACATGATCTGTTTGTAATCTTTCTAAACTATTTCTTAATGCCATTCTTGTATAATCTTCATCAAATCTTTGTGGAAGTTCTTTGTGTCCAATTTGTTCAACTCCGCTAAAATCATAACCATATTTTGTAGAAATAACAATCTCGTTTCTCATATCTTTGAAAACTTCACCAATTAGCTTTTCACTTAATCCTTTTCCGTACAAATCCCCAGTTTCAAAGAAATTAATTCCTACATCGTATGCTTTTTTGAGCATCCTCTTTGCTTCGTCTTCTTCAATTTTTTTGCCCCACCAATCAAGAGCAATTGCCCATGCTCCAAATCCTATCTCTGAGATTTCAATGTCTGTTTTTCCCAGTTTATTGTATTTCAAAACTATTTTTTGATCTAAAATTTCATCATTTATGTTTATCCAAGATTTGCACCCATGATATTTGATTTTTAAATAATCTGAAGGCTTATCCTAAACTGGAAATCATTGGGACGATGTCTTTTTTTACACACACGATCATTGGTATGTCATTTTTAACATATGTTGAAACTTGTGTTTCTCTTAAATCCATGATTAAATCCTGGAAATCCCTGATGTCGTCTACTTCAAATGCAAGCATGAAATCCTCATCATGTATTCCAAATGAGTATGTGGTATTGAGTATCACTTGTGGATATTTTTTACTAACTTCTATATGCTCATCCATAATCTCTTGACGTTTTTCTTTAGGTAAGAGATACCATTCTCTTGTTTTTGTAAATGGATATACTATAACGTGTTTTTTTGGATTGTTTCCTGTGATGAATCCATGTGCTTTTTGTTCTTGAACGTATAGTGATGGTCTAGTACATGACAAATATGTCATTGATGGAATAATGTATTTTCCAAATACTGTTTTGTATATTTTCTCAATAACTTTTTGTATTTCTTCTACTGATTTTGCTGCGAACCAAAACAAAAAGTCTGCATCATCTCTTAAACCTAAATTTGAATATGACCTAAACATTATTCCTGAATTGTTAATCACATTCTCTACTTCTTTTGCAGATTCTTCTTTTGCCAAATCTGCCATCCATCTCCATTTTGGATCTACTTTGAAAAATGAGAAATTAAAATAATATTGATTGTTTTCTTCTGACATATCATTTCCCATTTTGAAACCCTATTTAAACAAAAACTAGATTCTCTGTTAAAGAATTTCGATAATTTTTTCTGATGATTTATGTCCAGATTTTATTTGAACCAAAGCACTAGATATTTTGAAATGTTTTGCAACTTTTTTGATGATTTCTTTGTTTGCTTCTCCTTTGATTGGTTTTGATACTATGCCGATATTGATTTCATCTCTGTTGATTTCTAAAAATTCTTTGGAAAATTCTACATGAACTTTGTAAATCAATAATTTTTTGGAAAAGGTTCTGTTTAAAATTGATTAGGCTGATTGTTCTAAAGCCCACTCGTAACCTTCTGCTTCTAATTTGTCTGCAAGTGATGCGTCACCTGTTTTCAATACTTGTCCTCTTGCAAATACATGAACAAAATCTAATTTATCTAAGAATTTCAAAATTCTTGCATAGTGGGTAATGATGATTATTGTTGCATCTTTATCTGCAACTTTACTGATTGCTTGTGCTACTGCTTGAACGGCATCAATATCTAATCCTGAATCTGGTTCATCTAAAATTGAAACCTTTGGTCTTAAAACTGCCATCTGTAAAACCTCTGCACGTTTTTTCTCTCCTCCTGAAAATCCTTCATTAAGATATCTGGAAAGGAATTCTTCTCTTAATCCGACTTTTTCCAAGTTTTCTTTAAGATATTTTTGAAATTCTCTAACTGTGATGAATACTTCTCTGTTATCTCCTTCGAGAGCTTTACTTAGAGAGTTGTATGCTGTTCTTAAGAAATGAGAAAAACCTACTCCTGAAACTTCAGTTGGATATTGGAATCCTAAGAATAATCCTTTCTTTGCTCTTTCATCTGCTGATAATTCTAAGATGCTTTCACCGTCTAACAAAATGTCTCCTTTAGTGACTTCATATTTTGGGTGTGCAAGTAATGTGTAAGCTAGTGTACTTTTTCCTGAACCATTTGGGCCCATGATGGCATGTACTTCTCCAGGTCCTGTTTTCAAATTAACACCTTTGAGAATCTCTTTACCTTCTCTTGATACGTGAAGATCTTTGATTTCTAATACTGCCATGTTGCGATTTATTTTGATTCTCTATATAATACCGACGAAATTTAGCTAATCCTAATCGTAATGCTAGATAATAAAATGAAAAGAGGGGGGTGTAATTAGTTGGCCAGAGATGGTCTCAAAGTAATTTTGAGTTTGTAGCATGTTAGAATTTCTTTACATCTATTTCTGATAGTGACTTCTGTGACTCCTGCAACACTTGAAACGTCTCTTTGTAGGACATTTTGACCAAGTAGGACAGATGCTACATACAGATATGCTGCGGCAATTCCGTTTGGAGCCTTTCCATCAGCAATGTTGCTGTCTTTGGTTTTTTCAGCAATTTCCAAGGCTAGTCTTTCAACTCTGACCTCAGTCTGTGTCATGTTTGCTATCTTTGAGATGTATTTGTCCATGGTTACAACTGGGGCATGTAATTGTCCCATTTCCATTACCATGGTTCGATAGTATCTAGCTGCAAGTTTTGTTTTTGATTTAACATCTTTTGCTGGACAAATTCCTCGGCAAATTTCTTCTAATGATCTTACTACATCACATTGTTTGCATGCCATGTAAATTGTAGCAGCTGTAATGCTAACTACTGATTTTCCCTTCACATCAACATGTCCATCCAAGTTTCTGTATATCATAGATGCAGTTTCCAACACATTCTTTGAAAGACTTAGACCATCGCATGTTTCTCCCATTTTTGTTAAAACATTTGCTAATCTTCTCTCTCTTGGTGAGGAAACTCTTACTCTTTGTTGCCACTTTCTGAGATTGTGCATCTGATTTGCGACATCGTGGTTGATTGTTTTTCCACTAAAGTCTTTTGCACTGATTGAAATCTCAGTAGTTATTCCCAAATCATGTTGGGAATATGTTGTTTGTCCGGTTGCTCTTGCAAGCTTCATCTTGTCTTCGAAGTTTGAGCTAATTGTTTCTGGACCAAAATCTGCAATCTGATCATCGACTACTACGCCGCAACCAGAACAGATGATTTCACCATTCTGCATGTCATCTACTAATGTAGATTTACACTCAGGACAGTTTTGTTTTTCTAGTATGTTCAATTTTTTCTTCTCCTAAATTTTTTTGGTTTGTTAGCAGGAGATTCTTGAGATGCGAAAACATTTTTGCCAATGTATTTTTTGATATTATTTGTTAATGGCGTTGCTGATGCAAACGGTCTACTTACTGGACCTATCAGTTCATTTACTTTTGCAACTCTAGTTCCCTTTTCGTCACAGAGTATCTGTCCTTCTACCAATTCTGTTGATAGTTGAATGATTACCCTGCCACTACCGGCTAGGTGCATTATTTCGCCTACCTCCTGCAATTAGAATTACTAATCATTGTATTCTTTTCATAGACTTCTGTCAACTTTACTTTAGCTAAGAGCTAGAATTCATTTTATTTTGATTGTTTGGATCTTTTTGCCACTAACTTTTCAGAAATTTTGTTAAGAATTTTTGTCTTGGAGGATCCTTTTGGTACAATAACATAGCCTGACCTGACAAATGGTCTTTTTGGAAATCTTACCTTGTCATCAGATTCTGTAATTTCTAATCCACTTGCTTTTGTTGCATCTGTTAGCTCTTTTAATGAAGGATCAAAAACACATTTCTCTAATCCTACTCTTCTTCCTTTAGATTTTTTTAAATTCTTGTTGAAATAATCCAACCAGATTACGACGTGCTCGTAATCTTTCATTTTATTCCTTTAGTAAAATTGCGTTGACGATTCCGTTTTGTCCTGGTTTTGAAACAACTCTACATCTTCCTTCTGCTGTTTCTAGAATTGCACCTTTTGTAATGATGCCACGTCTTTTGTAATCATTGTTTGTAGCGTTTTCTAAAACTTTGATGATTTTTGATTTCTTTACTTTAGCTTCACCTGTTGCTAAATTAACAAAGTCAATTGATTTTAATGCTGTTTTTTTATTATCTCCACGAACTCTTCTTGTTATAGTTACTTGTGCACCGTTAATTGGTTCGTTAGGATATCTATCAGTTTCATACTTTCTTCTAATTCTAAGTGGTACTCTTCTTCCACCAGTAATTTTACTTGTTGCTAAATTCTCTACGGATTTTCTCACGAAATGTTCTTTGAATCACTCTAATTTATACAAAACGCAAAAATCTAGCCGTGAGTTAAAAAATCTACTCAGTTTACTTCTGAAGCAATTTGGGGAGTTGCTGTTTGTCTGTTGGCAGTCTTTCTTACTTTGGAGAATAATCTTTGTTTTAGATCTTCTACATCTCCTTGTATACCAAAATATTTTTGGAATTTTTCAGTTGTTGTGTAAATTTTTAATCTGCCAACATTTTGGTGACTAATGTAATCAAGTTGTCTTAATTCTTTGAGATGTGCATACACTCCAGATCCTCTTGTTTCAACAAGCTGCTTTGATGAAATTGGTTGCATGTATGCAATGTATGATAATGTCTTTAGTG is a window encoding:
- a CDS encoding H/ACA ribonucleoprotein complex subunit GAR1; protein product: MQEVGEIMHLAGSGRVIIQLSTELVEGQILCDEKGTRVAKVNELIGPVSRPFASATPLTNNIKKYIGKNVFASQESPANKPKKFRRRKN
- a CDS encoding chlorite dismutase family protein, encoding MSEENNQYYFNFSFFKVDPKWRWMADLAKEESAKEVENVINNSGIMFRSYSNLGLRDDADFLFWFAAKSVEEIQKVIEKIYKTVFGKYIIPSMTYLSCTRPSLYVQEQKAHGFITGNNPKKHVIVYPFTKTREWYLLPKEKRQEIMDEHIEVSKKYPQVILNTTYSFGIHDEDFMLAFEVDDIRDFQDLIMDLRETQVSTYVKNDIPMIVCVKKDIVPMISSLG
- the sufC gene encoding Fe-S cluster assembly ATPase SufC, which gives rise to MAVLEIKDLHVSREGKEILKGVNLKTGPGEVHAIMGPNGSGKSTLAYTLLAHPKYEVTKGDILLDGESILELSADERAKKGLFLGFQYPTEVSGVGFSHFLRTAYNSLSKALEGDNREVFITVREFQKYLKENLEKVGLREEFLSRYLNEGFSGGEKKRAEVLQMAVLRPKVSILDEPDSGLDIDAVQAVAQAISKVADKDATIIIITHYARILKFLDKLDFVHVFARGQVLKTGDASLADKLEAEGYEWALEQSA
- a CDS encoding transcription initiation factor IIB yields the protein MNILEKQNCPECKSTLVDDMQNGEIICSGCGVVVDDQIADFGPETISSNFEDKMKLARATGQTTYSQHDLGITTEISISAKDFSGKTINHDVANQMHNLRKWQQRVRVSSPRERRLANVLTKMGETCDGLSLSKNVLETASMIYRNLDGHVDVKGKSVVSITAATIYMACKQCDVVRSLEEICRGICPAKDVKSKTKLAARYYRTMVMEMGQLHAPVVTMDKYISKIANMTQTEVRVERLALEIAEKTKDSNIADGKAPNGIAAAYLYVASVLLGQNVLQRDVSSVAGVTEVTIRNRCKEILTCYKLKITLRPSLAN
- a CDS encoding Lrp/AsnC family transcriptional regulator — protein: MDESDKELLNEIQWTFPLVTRPFDAIAKKFDTTPEDIKTRLNELKEIGVLRQLSAIFDTRKLGYTSSLVAMEIEDDKLEHVASQINRHPGVSHNYERDHQFNLWFTLAVPPGADLKEELEKFNVLKGIKTVRMLPTLQLFKIGVKLDMVDEKKHDVAPTEEKKEIKNVKFVPTEEDKDFIRELQKDMDIIDEPFVNAAKNLGITEDELFAKMKHYEDIGVMRRFAAILRHRQVGFTANGMIVWKVPEDRITKVGETLGSFPQVSHCYERPTYADWPYNVFSMIHCKTHEEANEMAKTIQDQINVDEYKILFSTREFKKTRVEYFVENSFSLEETVPAS
- the scpB gene encoding SMC-Scp complex subunit ScpB — its product is MAKIENLNEATARIEAALYSAGRPLRIEDIIRASGTESRTKTLDLLNDIMKKTKSAFKALEIVILPDGSYVMQLKPEYSATVKRYASKPVLPNATLKTLSYIAYMQPISSKQLVETRGSGVYAHLKELRQLDYISHQNVGRLKIYTTTEKFQKYFGIQGDVEDLKQRLFSKVRKTANRQTATPQIASEVN
- a CDS encoding DUF167 domain-containing protein, giving the protein MIYKVHVEFSKEFLEINRDEINIGIVSKPIKGEANKEIIKKVAKHFKISSALVQIKSGHKSSEKIIEIL
- a CDS encoding 30S ribosomal protein S8e, giving the protein MRKSVENLATSKITGGRRVPLRIRRKYETDRYPNEPINGAQVTITRRVRGDNKKTALKSIDFVNLATGEAKVKKSKIIKVLENATNNDYKRRGIITKGAILETAEGRCRVVSKPGQNGIVNAILLKE
- a CDS encoding precorrin-2 dehydrogenase/sirohydrochlorin ferrochelatase family protein, which translates into the protein MIVDLNLQGKKIIIIGGGNEAQKRINSVLKQECDITVLSDSINPQINKLVKTKKIKFVKQKISDTKFISKLKPDLIITTTNNKKINQKIITDAKKKKIIVYSSDNPEDSDFSNPAIIDFENMIQIAIFTGGKSPAMSKKLKDRSEKLFKKIITKEDIAQIKIQKIARKIAKEIIPTQEERKNCLRNIMSDNEIDQLIKDGQVKKAEKRAITILRNWK
- a CDS encoding aldo/keto reductase; the encoded protein is MKYNKLGKTDIEISEIGFGAWAIALDWWGKKIEEDEAKRMLKKAYDVGINFFETGDLYGKGLSEKLIGEVFKDMRNEIVISTKYGYDFSGVEQIGHKELPQRFDEDYTRMALRNSLERLQTDHVDMYGVHNPKLKDVRNDSIFNLLDSFIKDGSIKTYQVALGPAIGWTQEGMEAMDKPNLSAVQTVYNILEQTPGNELMKKAEEKDVGILVRVPEASGILTGKVNADTKFDDNDHRSVRKREWLKASLEKVEQFRPIADRNGLNITEFAMKYMMTKKGFATVLPTMISEEEIVNYAQMSDGKYISDSDMKEVEDLYNTWPSYELKVTPQAN
- a CDS encoding signal recognition particle subunit SRP19/SEC65 family protein yields the protein MKDYEHVVIWLDYFNKNLKKSKGRRVGLEKCVFDPSLKELTDATKASGLEITESDDKVRFPKRPFVRSGYVIVPKGSSKTKILNKISEKLVAKRSKQSK
- the hemA gene encoding glutamyl-tRNA reductase; the encoded protein is MNQNIINARVTFRNSPIHILEQFTIKDMKNAYEQFKTNSGLDECVIIQTCNRIELFGKSKSYDSDKIKKTWATITGLEEEAFNENIEFVENHEALHHLLKLTSGLDSMVLGEEQILGQIKNSITSAREVKASGQHLNTLFDKAIRIGTRIRNSSGIGAGGISVGSMAVKLAEENIDELKTKKVLLIGTGEVSTLVAKSLQRRGYAFDVTSRTMGRSETFCETMGGNPAKFEDVFSGFDNYDVIFVATTAPYFLVTNDRITEAMKNKNKGMMILDLSNPRTVDEKVATIGGVKLMNLDQIAEMVEKNMNARLNKVKTVENIINEEVSVLEASMKRLDAEPLVKDVFKNIENLRERELQKALQMLDEKDEKKIKIIEELTKAVVESIVSTPMNNIRKASEQGKPDVVELASKLFDYKKQNQVD